In Apis cerana isolate GH-2021 linkage group LG6, AcerK_1.0, whole genome shotgun sequence, the following are encoded in one genomic region:
- the LOC107999169 gene encoding homeobox protein cut isoform X1 has translation MQASAEANSLDIQAMQSMDWLFKKERIYLLAQFWQQRATLAEKEVSALKEQLAAANEGNSKTEGHKLSQTPQGSDQQQVHDASNPRRTPNTNLEQELQAKDKEIGQLVEEVSRLQQSLQRLQETSAQATARLEEELEARRQHINRLESKLERQRDYDDLKREINALRSVDLSQIPTGEPGKSLEHLLMERSKALQQTESLKPSNTPDALGGLSSPLQRASTASPHGVGGVPPSSHVSSQQPPPPPPAAVSLPPRSTPTPSSATSTTSSLLFPPPLQNVETFGSFLGEEIVANWRRTLERSIMNQQQQQQQSNPLSQLSQQQLQQAQPLIGLHPPTAAASSGLNHLPSPTDPSSSSNTPAKSNTPLGTTPLSCLDAEKAPTPVSGHETPAPPTPSSTTALTSPPSFQPPTSIIETTTPSAASVNGATLTPAVLPPAPPPKSPPDQESCHNNNNNNNSHHLANNNNNNNNNNNNNNNNNIGGLSVLDTLKSPFRFDDRTHPFRFSDEFGPTGMPVRLGESLIPKGDPMEARLQDMLRYNMDKYASQNLDTLHIARKVRELLSIHNIGQRLFAKYILGLSQGTVSELLSKPKPWDKLTEKGRDSYRKMHGWACDENAVMLLKSLIPKKEYVSGKEQGMPAFARGPQEGGPPEMSDERLAHILSESGHLQMRSEHEVSNDADSKSPNRIGCPSPFNKERLDSQNRRLKKYENDDIPQEQVVRIYQEELAKIMGRKVEDTRGPREFSSSGAMFTHFFSGTQEDFRLALGAYHREMQKLNATPGQSPSLSGLPGLAGLPGLLALQQQALQQHHLATNGGGVQDLSLGKVQDPRGKMINGVTEEEKEKMEEAMRHAGSAFSLVRPKQEASTAPQSTPGGSSASSPLGNSILPPAMTPSEEFSGAAAASPLQRMASITNSLISQPSTPTHHTANQRPLKAVLPPITQQQFDLYNNLNTEDIVKRVKEQLSQYSISQRLFGESVLGLSQGSVSDLLARPKPWHMLTQKGREPFIRMKMFLEDDNAVHKLVASQYKIAPEKLMRTGGYGGLPRKFNSACGTPMKPMPPTKLVQEQLQNAAKAQAAAQAAAQAAAQHQQESQAAAMQLGPPQQSPQHPQHPQPPPPMMLTPPGPHHPHAQLSMQELQKKQQQQQQQQMNLHSPHHQMTPSPLRGLHPHISPSVYEMAALTQDLDTQTITTKIKEALLANNIGQKIFGEAVLGLSQGSVSELLSKPKPWHMLSIKGREPFIRMQLWLSDAHNVDRLQALKNERREANKRRRSSGPGHDNSSDTSSNDTAEFYHAASPGPGPASAKKQRVLFSEEQKEALRLAFALDPYPNVATIEFLAGELALSSRTITNWFHNHRMRLKQQTPHGQPEPSQSPREPGQPFDPVQFRVLLNQRLFEIQKERLGLGNVPLPYTPYFNPNLAALVGNALKEQCSGLDLSMNALKREPNQEFEDEDAEDAMSNLGSEDSEGSAGSIKREPAETPTAPTTVRSNRRKPAAPQWVNPEWQEPTRGAGDEVIINGVCVMQTDDYGVKREAEETIRVEPTPVQDRYEEDAQSDVSSVSGNNGQDRDSPLPSPKSGQNSPVASPRPPSTHQSAHQSTEGSPKESVVKHEPEETWDY, from the exons aTCGGTCAATTGGTGGAGGAAGTGTCCAGGTTACAGCAGAGCCTGCAGCGTCTCCAAGAGACGAGCGCACAGGCGACCGCTCGGCTCGAGGAGGAACTGGAGGCGCGCAGACAGCACATCAACAGACTGGAGAGCAAACTGGAGCGGCAGAGGGACTACGACGACCTGAAACGCGAGATAAACGCGCTAAGGTCGGTCGATCTCTCCCAGATACCAACCGGTGAACCTGGCAAGAGCTTGGAGCACCTTCTAATGGAACGCTCGAAGGCGCTTCAACAGACCGAGAGCTTGAAGCCATCCAACACCCCGGACGCGCTCG GTGGGCTATCGTCACCCCTGCAGCGCGCCTCTACCGCCTCGCCCCACGGGGTCGGGGGTGTGCCGCCTTCGTCCCACGTGTCCTCCCAGCAACCACCGCCGCCACCCCCAGCAGCAGTCTCCCTCCCCCCGCGCTCCACCCCCACGCCATCCTCGGCCACCTCGACCACGTCCAGCCtcctcttcccccctcccctgcaAAACGTCGAGACGTTCGGCTCGTTCCTCGGCGAAGAGATCGTCGCCAACTGGAGGCGGACGTTGGAGAGGTCCATCATGAAccaacagcagcaacaacaacaatcgaACCCGCTGAGTCAGCTGTCGCAGCAACAGTTGCAGCAAGCCCAACCGCTCATCGGCCTGCACCCGCCCACGGCCGCCGCGAGCAGCGGCCTCAACCATCTTCCATCGCCCACCGATCCCTCGTCCAGCTCCAACACCCCCGCCAAATCGAACACCCCCCTAGGAACGACCCCGCTCAGTTGCCTCGACGCGGAGAAAGCGCCGACGCCCGTCTCGGGCCACGAGACCCCGGCGCCCCCGACGCCATCCTCCACGACAGCGTTAACGTCGCCCCCCAGCTTTCAACCGCCGACCTCCATCATCGAGACCACCACCCCCTCCGCCGCCTCCGTCAACGGCGCGACCCTCACGCCCGCCGTCCTACCCCCAGCGCCGCCCCCCAAGAGCCCGCCCGACCAGGAATCTTgccacaacaacaacaacaacaacaacagtcATCATCTGgccaacaataataacaacaacaacaataacaacaacaacaacaataacaacaacataGGGGGGTTGAGCGTGCTGGACACGCTGAAGAGCCCGTTCCGGTTCGACGATAGAACGCATCCGTTTCGATTCAGCGACGAGTTCGGGCCGACGGGGATGCCTGTGAGACTGGGCGAGTCCCTGATCCCGAAGGGGGATCCGATGGAGGCGAGGCTGCAAGACATGCTTCGGTACAACATGGACAAGTACGCGTCGCAGAATCTGGACACGTTGCACATAGCGAGGAAGGTGAGGGAGCTGTTGTCGATACACAACATCGGGCAGAGGTTGTTCGCCAAGTACATACTGGGGCTGAGCCAGGGGACGGTGAGCGAGTTGCTGAGCAAACCGAAGCCGTGGGACAAATTGACGGAGAAGGGGCGAGACAGCTACAGGAAGATGCACGGGTGGGCGTGCGACGAAAACGCTGTAATGCTGCTTAAATCTCTGATACCGAAGAAAG AGTATGTTTCAGGCAAGGAGCAGGGAATGCCAGCGTTCGCGCGTGGCCCACAGGAAGGTGGCCCACCTGAGATGAGTGACGAGAGGTTGGCGCACATTCTCTCTGAATCGGGCCACTTACAAATGAGAAGTGAGCACGAGGTGTCGAACGACGCGGACAGCAAAAGTCCGAATAGAATCGGTTGTCCGAGCCCGTTTAACAAAGAGAGGCTCGACAGTCAAAATAGGAGACTGAAGAAATACGAGAACGACGACATTCCGCAAGAGCAGGTAGTCAGGATTTATCAGGAGGAGCTGGCCAAAATAATGGGGAGAAAGGTGGAGGATACGCGTGGACCCAGAGAGTTTTCTTCCAG TGGCGCTATGTTCACGCACTTTTTCAGCGGCACGCAGGAGGATTTCCGGCTGGCACTTGGCGCGTACCACCGTGAAATGCAGAAACTGAACGCGACACCGGGTCAGAGCCCTTCGCTGAGCGGACTGCCGGGATTGGCCGGGCTGCCCGGCCTGTTGGCGCTTCAGCAGCAAGCGCTTCAGCAGCACCACCTCGCGACGAACGGCGGCGGCGTCCAAGATCTGAGCCTGGGCAAGGTGCAAGACCCGAGGGGCAAGATGATAAACGGCGTcacggaggaggagaaagagaagatgGAGGAAGCGATGAGACACGCGGGTAGCGCTTTCTCGTTGGTGAGGCCGAAACAGGAAGCTTCCACGGCGCCACAGTCGACGCCAGGTGGATCCAGCGCGAGTTCGCCGCTCGGCAACTCGATACTCCCGCCAGCGATGACACCTAGCGAGGAGTTCTCGGGTGCAGCGGCGGCTAGCCCTCTTCAGAGGATGGCCTCCATCACGAATAGTCTGATCAGTCAACCGTCCACGCCCACTCACCACACGGCCAACCAGAGGCCGCTGAAAGCGGTACTTCCACCCATCACTCAACAACAGTTCGACCTGTACAATAACTTGAACACGGAGGATATAGTTAAGAGA GTGAAGGAACAGTTGTCTCAGTATTCCATCTCCCAACGCTTGTTCGGCGAATCCGTGCTGGGCTTGTCCCAAGGATCCGTTTCCGACCTGTTGGCGCGTCCCAAGCCGTGGCACATGCTGACGCAGAAGGGCCGCGAGCCGTTCATCAGGATGAAGATGTTCCTCGAGGACGACAACGCGGTTCACAAATTGGTGGCAAGCCAGTACAAGATCGCCCCTGAGAAGCTGATGAGGACCGGCGGCTACGGTGGCCTGCCTCGTAAGTTTAACTCAG CGTGCGGAACACCGATGAAGCCCATGCCTCCCACGAAACTGGTCCAGGAGCAGCTTCAAAATGCGGCGAAGGCGCAGGCGGCGGCGCAAGCGGCTGCCCAGGCGGCGGCTCAGCACCAGCAGGAGAGCCAGGCAGCGGCGATGCAGCTCGGCCCCCCTCAGCAGAGTCCCCAGCACCCTCAGCACCCTCAACCGCCACCGCCGATGATGCTGACCCCGCCAGGCCCCCACCATCCCCACGCCCAGCTCAGCATGCAGGAGCTGCAGAAgaagcagcagcagcagcagcagcagcagatGAACCTGCACTCCCCCCACCACCAGATGACGCCCTCGCCCCTCCGCGGCCTCCACCCCCACATCTCGCCCAGCGTGTACGAGATGGCGGCGCTGACCCAGGACCTGGACACGCAGACGATCACGACCAAGATCAAGGAGGCGTTGCTCGCCAACAACATCGGGCAGAAGATATTCGGCGAGGCCGTGCTCGGGTTGTCGCAGGGCTCCGTGAGCGAGTTGCTGAGCAAGCCGAAGCCGTGGCACATGCTGAGCATAAAGGGACGGGAACCGTTCATCAGGATGCAATTATGGTTATCCGACGCTCACAACGTCGACCGGTTACAGGCGCTGAAGAACGAGCGCAGGGAGGCGAACAAGAGGCGGCGCAGCAGCGGCCCGGGCCACGACAACAGCTCGGACACGTCGAGCAACGACACGGCCGAGTTCTACCACGCGGCGTCGCCCGGCCCGGGGCCGGCCTCCGCCAAGAAGCAGCGGGTCCTCTTCTCCGAGGAGCAAAAGGAGGCCCTCAGGCTGGCGTTCGCCCTCGACCCCTACCCCAACGTGGCGACGATCGAGTTCCTCGCCGGCGAGCTCGCCCTCTCCTCCAGGACGATAACCAACTGGTTTCACAACCATCGGATGAGACTGAAACAGCAGACGCCCCACGGCCAGCCGGAGCCCAGCCAGTCGCCGAGGGAGCCCGGCCAGCCGTTCGACCCTGTCCAGTTCAGAGTATTATTAAACCAAAGACTGTTCGAGATCCAGAAGGAGAGGCTGGGCCTGGGCAACGTCCCCCTACCCTACACCCCCTACTTCAACCCCAACCTGGCCGCCTTGGTGGGGAACGCGCTGAAGGAGCAGTGCTCGGGCCTCGACCTGTCCATGAACGCTTTGAAGAGGGAGCCGAACCAAGAGTTCGAGGACGAGGATGCGGAGGACGCGATGAGCAACCTCGGCAGCGAGGACTCGGAGGGGTCGGCGGGCAGCATAAAGCGGGAGCCGGCGGAGACGCCCACCGCGCCCACCACGGTCAGATCGAACAGGAGGAAACCTGCGGCGCCCCAGTGGGTGAACCCCGAGTGGCAGGAGCCGACCAGGGGGGCGGGGGACGAGGTGATCATAAACGGTGTCTGCGTGATGCAAACCGACGACTACGGGGTGAAGAGGGAGGCGGAGGAGACGATCAGGGTGGAGCCCACCCCTGTCCAGGACAGATACGAGGAGGACGCGCAGAGCGACGTGTCCTCCGTCTCGGGAAACAACGGCCAGGACCGGGACAGCCCTTTGCCGAGCCCCAAGTCCGGCCAGAACAGCCCGGTCGCGTCGCCCAGGCCGCCCTCCACGCACCAGTCCGCGCACCAGTCCACCGAGGGCAGCCCCAAGGAGAGCGTGGTGAAACACGAGCCGGAAGAAACGTGGGATTATTAA